From Algoriphagus sp. NG3, the proteins below share one genomic window:
- a CDS encoding S8 family peptidase, whose amino-acid sequence MIKSKIQIMAGLGIGLLVMGCNSSVVLTAPPINYTNTSPKVAELSDQQSRHWGHLDLQKDTIPGMSVDRAYSELLKKKKGKQVIVAVIDSGIDLDHEDIKDVLWTNPGEKPGNGIDDDGNGYVDDVHGYNFLGESYDEQLEMARILRLKIGDDAYQQSAKSQLDEKLGEAQATLPQIKQIEQLVSMANRNIQEALGKEVYSLEDLENYTPKNAQEEGVVGMLMQVAATGQDIPDAIKDLQKGIEYYEAQLNYNLNVDFNGRTPVGDDPYDLTDTGYGNGDPMFRDQGESHGSHVAGIIAATRNNKKGINGVAKNVKIMAIRAVPNGDEYDKDIALAIRYAADNGAKVINASFGKGFSPNSEWVYDALKYAAAKDVLFVHAAGNDGNNLDTPENHNFPNDQSQEIADNYLTVGALTSAFGSNMIAVFSNYGQESVDIFAPGEKIYSTMPSDSYEFQGGTSMAAPAVSGVAAMIRSYFPDLSAAQVKKIIMESGISPSVKVDVGGAEKSLSEISKSGKIANLYNALILASEVANGKTSL is encoded by the coding sequence ATGATTAAAAGCAAAATTCAAATTATGGCAGGGCTAGGCATAGGCCTGCTAGTGATGGGATGTAATTCTTCTGTGGTATTGACAGCTCCTCCTATCAATTATACCAATACCAGCCCCAAAGTAGCCGAACTCTCAGATCAGCAATCCAGACACTGGGGACATCTCGATCTACAGAAAGACACCATACCCGGAATGAGCGTGGACCGTGCCTATTCAGAACTCCTGAAAAAGAAAAAAGGCAAGCAGGTAATCGTGGCAGTCATTGACTCAGGAATTGATCTGGATCATGAGGATATCAAAGATGTGCTTTGGACCAATCCAGGTGAAAAGCCGGGGAATGGGATAGATGATGACGGGAATGGCTATGTGGATGACGTACATGGCTATAATTTCCTCGGGGAATCCTACGATGAGCAGCTGGAAATGGCCAGAATTCTTCGTCTAAAAATCGGAGATGATGCTTATCAGCAATCGGCTAAATCGCAATTAGACGAAAAGCTCGGGGAAGCCCAGGCTACTTTGCCTCAAATCAAGCAAATTGAACAGTTGGTCAGCATGGCTAACCGAAACATACAAGAGGCGCTGGGCAAGGAAGTGTATTCCCTCGAAGACTTAGAAAACTACACTCCCAAAAATGCGCAGGAAGAAGGAGTAGTAGGTATGCTTATGCAAGTTGCGGCGACGGGACAGGATATTCCAGATGCGATAAAGGATTTGCAAAAGGGGATTGAGTACTATGAAGCACAGCTCAATTATAATCTTAATGTGGACTTCAATGGAAGAACCCCTGTAGGAGACGATCCATATGACTTGACCGATACGGGCTATGGGAACGGGGATCCCATGTTTCGAGACCAAGGTGAAAGCCATGGCTCGCATGTAGCCGGCATCATTGCTGCCACCCGAAATAATAAAAAAGGCATAAATGGAGTTGCCAAAAATGTGAAAATCATGGCCATCCGGGCAGTTCCCAATGGAGATGAATATGATAAAGATATAGCGCTAGCCATACGCTATGCAGCTGACAACGGCGCCAAGGTGATCAATGCAAGCTTTGGAAAAGGTTTCTCTCCCAATTCAGAATGGGTATATGATGCTTTAAAATATGCGGCTGCTAAGGATGTGCTGTTTGTCCATGCGGCAGGAAATGATGGAAATAACCTTGACACTCCGGAAAATCACAATTTCCCCAACGATCAATCCCAAGAAATAGCCGACAACTACCTTACCGTAGGTGCACTGACCTCAGCTTTTGGATCCAATATGATCGCTGTGTTTTCCAACTATGGTCAAGAGAGCGTAGATATCTTTGCCCCTGGAGAGAAAATCTATTCTACTATGCCAAGCGATTCGTATGAATTCCAAGGTGGCACATCTATGGCGGCGCCGGCAGTATCGGGAGTAGCTGCGATGATCAGGTCTTATTTTCCTGATTTAAGTGCTGCCCAAGTAAAGAAAATCATCATGGAATCAGGGATTTCTCCCAGCGTGAAAGTAGATGTGGGAGGAGCCGAAAAATCCCTTTCGGAAATCTCCAAATCCGGAAAAATCGCCAATCTCTATAATGCTCTGATTTTGGCAAGTGAGGTTGCTAACGGAAAAACAAGCTTGTAA
- a CDS encoding helix-turn-helix transcriptional regulator, producing MTDSPSKQIHQGRNVKRFREMLGIKQEALAHELGEDWNQKKISLLEQKEEIEASLLSQIAEVLKLPVEAFQNFDEEQAVNIIANTFHDSAIANTFKDGAQANFHCTINPIDKLIQLHEEKIALYERMLKEKDEMMNRLEKLIGK from the coding sequence ATGACCGACTCCCCATCCAAACAAATCCATCAAGGCCGTAATGTCAAACGCTTCAGGGAAATGCTGGGAATCAAGCAGGAAGCTTTGGCTCATGAGCTTGGGGAGGATTGGAACCAGAAGAAAATCTCACTGCTGGAGCAAAAAGAAGAAATCGAAGCAAGTCTGCTTTCACAGATCGCTGAAGTACTCAAGCTTCCGGTAGAGGCATTCCAGAATTTTGATGAGGAACAGGCAGTGAATATTATTGCTAATACTTTTCATGACAGTGCTATAGCAAATACTTTTAAGGATGGAGCTCAGGCAAATTTTCATTGTACAATAAACCCTATTGACAAACTAATCCAACTCCACGAAGAAAAAATCGCTTTATATGAGCGCATGCTAAAGGAGAAGGATGAAATGATGAACAGACTCGAGAAGTTGATAGGAAAGTAA
- a CDS encoding DUF1206 domain-containing protein, producing MVIAYTNLYKKRIQAQNLDPKVQKLMVTLGKIGHTARGIVIGVVAFLTYRAAFSYSSEEAGGTKDAFSFLQNEFGTIVVSLVALGLAMYGIFLLINARYRDMKRV from the coding sequence ATGGTCATTGCCTACACCAATTTGTACAAAAAGAGAATACAAGCTCAAAATCTGGATCCTAAAGTCCAGAAACTGATGGTCACCCTAGGTAAAATTGGCCATACGGCAAGGGGAATTGTCATAGGAGTGGTAGCATTTCTAACGTACAGGGCCGCTTTTTCCTACAGTTCTGAAGAAGCAGGAGGCACCAAGGATGCATTTAGTTTTCTCCAAAACGAATTCGGTACAATTGTAGTATCGTTGGTAGCCTTAGGCCTGGCTATGTATGGCATATTTTTATTAATTAATGCCCGCTATCGTGACATGAAGAGGGTATAA
- a CDS encoding DUF1206 domain-containing protein, which yields MDINKENIARFGIATKGFVYTLMGVLIFMAAIGSRGSKSGSSDALKFLQNNTVGTILLGITAIGLVAYVFWRFYQAIKDPDKEGNDYKGIGNRIGFFSSGVFYGLLAFSAFEILIGSGGGSGDSQKSILQRP from the coding sequence ATGGATATTAACAAAGAGAATATTGCACGTTTTGGTATTGCCACCAAGGGTTTTGTCTACACTTTAATGGGTGTGCTCATTTTTATGGCAGCTATCGGTTCTAGAGGTTCAAAATCTGGTAGCAGTGATGCGCTGAAATTTCTGCAAAATAACACGGTTGGTACGATTTTACTCGGAATCACAGCAATTGGATTGGTGGCTTACGTATTTTGGCGTTTTTATCAGGCTATCAAGGATCCGGACAAGGAAGGGAACGATTACAAGGGAATAGGAAATCGCATAGGGTTCTTTTCCAGTGGTGTTTTTTACGGTCTTTTGGCCTTTTCGGCTTTTGAGATTCTTATTGGTTCTGGGGGCGGATCCGGAGACAGTCAGAAATCCATATTGCAACGGCCTTAA
- a CDS encoding macro domain-containing protein encodes MITYLTGNILDSKAEALVNTVNTVGVMGKGIALQFKKAYPNNFKAYNLACKIDEVKVGKLFVTKESNISSGEKFIINFPTKKDWRKPSEYEYIESGLQDLINVINTYNINSIAIPPLGAGNGGLEWEKVKTIIAKHLSGIDIEILVYEPSSSIKEKLKKERVKLTDARALLLYVLYDLVRNGEYVSEFSSEKVAYFLQRFGAKKFFKLTYEPNFYGPYSSKVRFLLNALNGSYVMGYSDMSKKPFAPLTLVSDGFGEVNRYIENRPELKVIATRTIEFLNGFYSDFALELLSSIDFISQKENSLNREIITEKLDTWSDRKRSMFSNPKYIDISLKHLSQVQF; translated from the coding sequence ATGATCACATACTTAACAGGAAATATTCTTGACAGTAAAGCTGAGGCTTTAGTTAATACGGTCAATACAGTTGGAGTAATGGGAAAAGGTATCGCCCTACAATTTAAAAAAGCTTATCCAAATAATTTTAAAGCTTATAATCTAGCATGTAAAATCGATGAAGTTAAAGTTGGTAAACTTTTCGTTACAAAAGAATCCAATATCAGTAGTGGTGAAAAATTCATTATAAATTTTCCTACAAAGAAAGACTGGAGAAAGCCTTCTGAATACGAATACATTGAAAGTGGCCTTCAAGATTTAATAAATGTCATTAATACCTATAATATTAATAGCATAGCTATCCCTCCATTGGGGGCAGGTAATGGTGGACTAGAATGGGAAAAAGTAAAAACCATAATAGCTAAACATTTAAGTGGAATTGATATTGAAATCTTAGTTTATGAACCAAGTTCTTCTATTAAAGAAAAACTTAAGAAGGAGAGAGTAAAGCTTACAGATGCAAGAGCACTACTTTTATATGTTCTGTATGATTTAGTGCGAAATGGAGAATATGTATCTGAATTCTCAAGTGAGAAAGTCGCATACTTTCTTCAAAGATTTGGTGCCAAAAAATTCTTTAAATTAACTTATGAGCCAAATTTTTATGGACCCTATTCGAGTAAAGTAAGATTTTTGTTGAATGCTTTAAATGGCAGTTATGTAATGGGCTACAGTGATATGAGTAAAAAACCATTTGCCCCACTAACACTTGTTTCGGATGGATTCGGGGAAGTTAATAGATATATTGAAAACAGGCCTGAGTTGAAAGTAATCGCAACAAGAACAATTGAATTCTTAAATGGGTTTTATTCTGATTTTGCACTTGAGCTACTCTCATCAATAGACTTTATTTCTCAAAAAGAGAACAGTTTAAATCGAGAAATTATTACAGAAAAGCTTGATACATGGAGTGATCGAAAACGGTCAATGTTCTCAAACCCAAAGTACATAGATATCTCCCTAAAACACCTAAGTCAGGTTCAATTCTGA
- a CDS encoding DUF4433 domain-containing protein produces MNLEQIKIYRILHIENIPHVLANGITHENSSNSNPDFVGIGDLSLINNRKTKRVNIDNGCTFVPIEEIILGEFTPFYFGVKMPMLYVIQHGGNFVEKASKPEDLVYIACSLQSIINSDLIYYFSDGHGTDSLSTFYGKEKIASLPAIIDWDSVIKSYWGGHENLNIKRKKQAEFLVKGDIPTDFIIGYVCYCDSAKNKLIELGINKQLVKVIPNAYY; encoded by the coding sequence AGCAAATAAAAATTTATAGGATACTCCATATTGAGAATATTCCTCATGTTCTTGCCAACGGTATTACACATGAAAATTCTTCAAATTCAAATCCTGATTTTGTTGGAATTGGGGACCTAAGCCTAATTAATAATCGAAAAACGAAGCGGGTTAATATTGATAACGGTTGTACATTTGTGCCGATTGAAGAAATCATACTAGGTGAATTCACTCCATTTTACTTCGGTGTTAAAATGCCAATGTTGTATGTAATTCAGCATGGAGGGAATTTTGTAGAAAAAGCAAGTAAGCCTGAAGATCTAGTTTATATCGCATGTTCTCTGCAGTCGATAATTAACTCAGATTTGATTTATTATTTTTCGGATGGCCATGGGACAGATTCACTATCAACTTTCTATGGCAAAGAAAAAATCGCAAGTTTACCAGCAATTATTGACTGGGATTCTGTTATTAAATCATATTGGGGTGGGCATGAAAATCTTAATATAAAAAGAAAGAAACAGGCTGAATTTTTAGTAAAAGGAGACATACCAACTGACTTCATTATTGGATATGTTTGTTACTGTGATTCTGCAAAGAATAAGCTAATTGAACTCGGAATTAATAAGCAATTAGTTAAAGTCATTCCTAATGCTTATTATTAA